From a single Nicotiana tomentosiformis chromosome 2, ASM39032v3, whole genome shotgun sequence genomic region:
- the LOC138905213 gene encoding uncharacterized protein, whose protein sequence is MLTVAPMDKRSWKFLSRKFGWKMKTHGFSIRGISPASVPSTRLSVSLAQERILSASSSKRKTVEARRSDDEEDAEEYSLVRKSHVRRHVVSDDENHVSHDPPSSSIPFRLIDEPENAPLEIYDEDAGTVEKKKLEGHNSMALMNDIVHSSLKINLTGTELMKRISWTDQQLIELCTEADNWREQFEGLQLEKGVLAEEKRALEQQMKMVSAELEVLKSSSSQVEKDKDRLESSFAEQLSKATEEIRSLKELLNQKEVYVGELVQSLTQAQEDLRASSGKIQFLESSLAYLKKAYEASEAKKEELRAEIEQ, encoded by the exons ATGTTGACTGTTGCTCCTATGGACAAAAGATCTTGGAAATTTCTTTCACGAAAATTTGGTTGGAAAATGAAGACTCACG GGTTTTCTATTCGCGGCATTAGTCCCGCATCTGTTCCATCAACCAGGCTTTCTGTAAGTCTTGCTCAAGAACGGATTTTGAGCGCTTCTTCCTCCAAGAGAAAAACTGTTGAAGCTCGTAGGTCTGATGATGAAGAGGATGCAGAAGAATATTCTTTGGTGAGAAAATCGCATGTCAGAAGACACGTAGTTTCAGATGATGAAAACCATGTCTCTCATGATCCCCCATCAAGTTCGATTCCTTTCAGACTCATTGATGAGCCCGAGAATGCTCCTTTAGAAATTTATGATGAAGATGCTG GAACCGTGGAGAAGAAGAAGTTGGAGGGTCACAATTCCATGGCCTTAATGAATGACATTGTTCATTCTTCTCTTAAG ATTAATTTGACAGGTACTGAGCTTATGAAAAGGATCTCTTGGACTGACCAACAACTAATTGAATTGTGCACTGAGGCTGATAACTGGAGAGAACAATTTGAAGGTCTTCAGTTGGAGAAGGGCGTTCTTGCAGAGGAAAAGAGGGCTTtggaacaacaaatgaaaatggTATCCGCTGAGTTAGAGGTTCTAAAATCTTCTTCTAGTCAAGTTGAGAAGGATAAGGATAGATTGGAATCCTCTTTTGCTGAACAACTTTCCAAGGCTACTGAAGAGATAAGGAGTTTGAAAGAGCTCCTTAATCAAAAAGAGGTTTACGTGGGTGAACTGGTTCAATCGCTAACCCAAGCTCAAGAAGATCTTCGCGCCTCTTCAGGTAAAATTCAGTTCCTGGAAAGTTCTCTTGCTTATTTGAAGAAAGCTTATGAAGCCTCGGAAGCAAAAAAAGAGGAGTTGAGAGCTGAAATTGAACAATGA
- the LOC104113114 gene encoding uncharacterized protein, with the protein MDICRLPSQPALIHLRQGQTAEVSSIKTPSFCPISRCSLRYESSTKKSDSKHGMFILGMGFVGQFLAADLKTGGWEVTGSCTTTARKQKLEEMGFHAHIFDANEPQLEVLDIMKCHSHLLISIPPVLRVGDPMLQHKELLKERLKDGNLQWLGYLSSTSVYGNSGGAWVDEEFPPRPITESAKARMAAEEGWLHLACDVGVTAQIFRLGGIYGPGRSAIDTILKQEPLSKGQKMRFSRHYTSRIHAADICQALKASIQRPSPGKIYNVVDDDPAPREQVFTFARNLVEKKWPGHLTSNKSSEDATSLNPQGASRVEKRVSNKRIKSELGVRLLYPSYKSGLRSIIELMEKPFRQS; encoded by the exons ATGGACATTTGCCGGCTACCAAGCCAGCCGGCGTTAATTCATCTCCGGCAGGGTCAAACTGCCGAAGTGTCCTCTATTAAAACGCCATCGTTTTGCCCCATTAGCAGGTGCAGTCTACGTTACGAATCGAGCACTAAAAAGTCAGATTCCAAACATGGAATGTTCATCCTGGGGATGGGTTTCGTAGGACAATTCTTGGCTGCAGATTTGAAGACCGGCGGATG GGAAGTTACTGGAAGTTGTACTACTACTGCCCGGAAACAGAAATTAGAGGAAATGGGGTTCCATGCTCATATATTTGACGCCAATGAACCACA ACTTGAGGTCCTTGATATCATGAAATGCCACTCACACCTTCTTATCTCCATCCCTCCAGTTTTGCGTGTTGGTGATCCG ATGCTTCAGCATAAAGAGCTGCTAAAAGAAAGACTGAAGGATGGTAACCTCCAGTGGCTTGGTTACTTGTCATCAACGA GTGTTTATGGCAACTCTGGTGGTGCATGGGTTGATGAAGA GTTTCCACCAAGGCCGATAACTGAATCGGCAAAAGCAAGGATGGCTGCTGAGGAAGGGTGGTTACATCTGGCTTGTGATGTGGGAGTCACTGCCCAAATATTTCGACTGGGTGGTATATACGGTCCTGGTAGAAG TGCTATTGACACCATTCTCAAGCAGGAGCCTCTGTCAAAAGGTCAGAAGATGAGATTTTCTAGGCATTATACATCACGTATTCACGCTGCTGACATCTGCCAGGCACTTAAGGCGAGCATTCAGAGGCCATCTCCTGG GAAGATATACAACGTAGTTGATGATGACCCTGCTCCTAGAGAGCAGGTATTTACGTTTGCTAGGAACTTGGTTGAGAAGAAATGGCCAGGCCACTTAACTTCAAACAAGTCTTCTGAAGACGCAACGTCTCTAAATCCACAGGGAGCTTCAAGGGTAGAGAAGCGAGTCTCCAATAAACGCATTAAATCGGAACTGGGAGTGAGACTGCTTTACCCTTCGTATAAATCTGGATTGCGGAGCATCATTGAGCTCATGGAGAAACCATTTCGCCAAAGTTGA